The proteins below come from a single Triticum aestivum cultivar Chinese Spring chromosome 5D, IWGSC CS RefSeq v2.1, whole genome shotgun sequence genomic window:
- the LOC123124281 gene encoding 7-deoxyloganetin glucosyltransferase, whose protein sequence is MARPHAVVVPHPSSGNINPALQLAKLLHHHGVYITFVNTEHNHRIMEATEGAAAVRGHEGFRFEAIPDGLVEADRDAEDYDLRLSAATSQRWAEPLRELLLRLNGTPAVPPVTCVLPTSLMSFALDVARELGVPSMVLWACSAASLMAHMRLRELKERGYVPLKDESCLTNGHLGRTIIGWIPGMLPISLGDICSFVRTTDPDDFGLRFSMVEANGCTKADALILNTFDDLEADVLAALRAEYPRIYTVGPLGSLLNHHQRDDDASGSAGGLSLWKQDSECLAWLDTQQPGSIVYANFGSLTVLSADQLAEFAWGLAASGHPFLWSIRDNLVPGTGAGMSSLPPEFVAATAGRCCLTAWCPQDQVLGHPAVGCFLTHNGWNSTCESVAAGVPMVCWPGFADQYTNCKYACEVWGVGLRLDDEVRREQVASHVRHAMKAKDMQEGAAGWKVKAEEAAAPGGMSWENLRSMVRELGSVNAEA, encoded by the exons ATGGCGAGGCCGCACGCGGTGGTGGTGCCGCACCCGAGCTCCGGTAACATCAACCCGGCGCTCCAGCTGGCCAAGCTGCTGCACCACCACGGCGTCTACATCACCTTCGTCAACACCGAGCACAACCACCGCATCATGGAGGCCACGGAGGGCGCCGCCGCGGTGCGTGGCCATGAGGGGTTCCGGTTCGAGGCGATCCCGGACGGGCTGGTGGAGGCTGACCGGGACGCCGAGGACTACGACCTCAGGCTATCTGCGGCCACGAGCCAGCGGTGGGCGGAGCCTCTGAGGGAGCTCCTCCTCCGGCTCAACGGCACCCCGGCCGTGCCGCCGGTGACGTGCGTGCTGCCGACGTCGCTGATGAGCTTCGCGCTGGACGTGGCGCGGGAGCTGGGCGTGCCGAGCATGGTGCTCTGGGCTTGTAGCGCCGCATCGCTGATGGCCCACATGCGGCTCCGGGAGCTAAAGGAAAGAGGCTACGTGCCACTCAAAG ACGAGAGCTGCTTGACGAACGGACACCTGGGTAGGACGATCATCGGCTGGATCCCGGGCATGCTGCCGATCAGCCTCGGAGACATCTGCAGCTTCGTTCGCACGACCGACCCGGACGATTTTGGCCTCCGTTTCAGCATGGTGGAGGCCAACGGCTGCACCAAGGCCGACGCGCTCATCCTCAACACCTTCGACGACCTAGAAGCCGAcgtcctcgccgccctccgcgccgagTACCCGCGCATCTACACCGTCGGTCCCCTAGGCTCCCTCCTCAACCACCACCAAAGGGACGACGATGCCTCCGGCTCCGCCGGCGGCCTGAGCCTGTGGAAGCAGGACAGCGAGTGCCTCGCGTGGCTGGACACGCAACAGCCGGGCTCCATCGTGTACGCCAACTTCGGCAGCCTCACGGTCCTCTCAGCCGACCAGCTGGCCGAGTTCGCGTGGGGCCTCGCGGCCAGCGGCCACCCGTTCCTCTGGTCCATCAGGGACAACCTCGTCCCGGGCACCGGCGCTGGCATGAGCTCGCTGCCGCCGGAGTTCGTCGCGGCGACAGCAGGGCGGTGCTGCCTGACCGCGTGGTGCCCGCAGGATCAGGTGCTAGGGCACCCGGCCGTGGGGTGCTTCCTCACGCACAACGGGTGGAACTCCACCTGCGAGAGTGTGGCCGCCGGTGTGCCGATGGTTTGCTGGCCGGGGTTCGCCGACCAGTACACCAACTGCAAGTACGCCTGCGAGGTGTGGGGCGTGGGCCTCCGGCTTGACGACGAGGTGAGGAGGGAGCAGGTGGCTAGCCACGTCAGGCATGCGATGAAGGCGAAGGACATGCAGGAGGGCGCGGCTGGGTGGAAGGTCAaggcggaggaggc